Proteins encoded in a region of the Abyssisolibacter fermentans genome:
- a CDS encoding metallophosphoesterase yields the protein MSIYAIGDTHFDFTNKKPMGIFGEKWIDHDKKIIDNWKQTVKEEDLVLIPGDISWALKLKEAYNDLNIIDKLPGKKVLIKGNHDYWWETKAKLKALDLQTIEFIQNDCFIYNNIAIFGTRGWLSKDSDEFKQKDIKIYSRELNRLELSLSSLKDKDVDKKIVMIHYPPFNIDSTPNEFVDVMKKYGVDICLYGHLHSEGHKYVTEGIIKDIDFQCVSSDFIDFKLKKII from the coding sequence ATGTCCATTTATGCAATAGGAGATACACATTTTGATTTTACAAACAAAAAGCCAATGGGTATATTTGGCGAGAAATGGATAGACCATGATAAGAAGATTATTGATAACTGGAAGCAAACAGTAAAAGAAGAAGATTTAGTTCTTATTCCAGGAGACATATCATGGGCATTAAAACTGAAAGAAGCATATAATGATTTAAATATAATTGATAAATTGCCTGGGAAAAAAGTTTTAATAAAGGGAAATCATGATTACTGGTGGGAAACAAAAGCTAAACTTAAAGCATTAGATTTACAAACAATAGAGTTTATTCAAAATGACTGCTTTATATACAATAATATCGCTATATTTGGAACTAGAGGCTGGTTGTCAAAGGATAGTGATGAATTTAAGCAAAAAGATATAAAAATCTATAGCAGAGAACTTAATAGATTAGAATTATCACTAAGCTCTTTAAAAGATAAAGATGTAGATAAAAAAATAGTTATGATACACTATCCACCATTTAATATTGATAGCACACCAAATGAATTTGTTGATGTAATGAAAAAATATGGAGTAGATATATGTCTTTATGGTCATTTACATTCAGAAGGACACAAATATGTAACAGAAGGTATAATAAAAGATATAGATTTTCAATGTGTATCAAGTGATTTTATAGATTTTAAACTAAAGAAAATAATATAA
- a CDS encoding metallophosphoesterase family protein, whose translation MKIKLIHTGDIHIGREFKNFSNYINYGQMRRNDILDTFMNIINRAKEQNSNLLLIAGDFFDENTCNIGDLKLINDEFKKLKNIKILICAGNHDPIDDRSLYKLVNWAENVHIFSNCNAIEEKDFDDINTSIYSVSWKTKERQDNILKNIQIKDYSRINILMVHGDMTNSDSKYLPLNKDDLLRSGFDYIAMGHIHKHIAYYDNLCYCGSPEPLDFGETGEHGVVEVILSKQISNMKFIPLSKRRYHALEIKINPEMNQIDVLEAIKANMNTINRKEDIYKIKLTGIRDNSLKLDIDQFKTKISNLVQFVQIIDETKSDYDLDQLYLNNKHNIIGCFIKEMKTKDLNNPVVKEALYIGLELLLSEKVNI comes from the coding sequence ATGAAAATCAAATTAATACATACCGGTGATATTCACATAGGCAGAGAATTTAAGAATTTTTCCAATTATATTAATTATGGACAAATGAGACGAAATGATATATTAGATACGTTTATGAATATAATTAATAGAGCTAAGGAACAAAATTCTAATCTTTTATTAATTGCTGGAGATTTTTTTGATGAAAATACTTGTAACATTGGAGATTTAAAACTAATAAATGATGAATTTAAGAAACTAAAGAATATAAAAATTTTAATATGTGCAGGTAATCATGATCCAATAGATGACAGATCATTATATAAGCTAGTTAATTGGGCAGAAAATGTACACATTTTTTCAAATTGTAATGCTATTGAAGAGAAAGATTTTGATGATATTAATACATCAATTTATTCAGTTAGCTGGAAAACTAAAGAAAGACAAGATAACATATTAAAGAATATTCAAATAAAAGATTATAGTAGAATAAATATTCTAATGGTACATGGTGATATGACTAACAGCGATTCAAAATACTTACCATTGAATAAGGATGATTTGTTAAGAAGTGGATTTGATTATATAGCAATGGGACATATTCATAAGCATATTGCTTATTATGATAATTTATGTTATTGTGGAAGTCCTGAACCATTAGATTTTGGTGAAACTGGTGAGCATGGAGTAGTAGAAGTTATTCTAAGTAAACAGATATCAAATATGAAATTTATACCATTAAGTAAGAGAAGATATCATGCATTAGAAATAAAAATTAATCCCGAAATGAATCAAATTGATGTTTTAGAGGCAATAAAAGCTAATATGAATACAATTAATAGAAAAGAAGATATTTATAAAATAAAGCTGACAGGAATTAGAGATAACAGTTTAAAGCTTGATATAGATCAATTTAAAACTAAGATAAGTAATTTAGTACAATTTGTTCAAATAATTGATGAAACTAAATCAGACTATGATTTAGATCAACTATATTTAAACAATAAACATAATATAATAGGATGTTTTATCAAGGAAATGAAGACTAAAGATTTAAATAACCCAGTAGTTAAAGAAGCTTTGTATATAGGATTAGAATTATTATTAAGTGAAAAGGTGAATATATAA
- a CDS encoding ATP-binding protein, with protein MIIKELNLISFGKFKNKKIELTEGINIIYGNNESGKTTIHSFIEAMFYGFFNPNTKTKRYTQKYDSYLPWNYSDYRGILKYKVNNQTYRIERNFLKGNDDVKIFDEDLGEDISSQFNYNKVIRLYEPFSLHLGINNTIYKNTISINQSQSRITNDFAKHVKDNLVNIGQSLDEDISVNRVLQKLDDGIKEIGTKGRVKSPYGSLVLEIEDLKAEENLAEEREEAIRDYEKQLLALGDEIKLTENKRDEIINILELLKDSEITRQYLEAKTLIESIDDLEKSIKKLNKYEDISLEDRDLLIRFEDNVKYIKESIEVSKNKYDETKNKLKEVSFDINKVLNDNQSSDNSNEEDFMSVLVSKNKKLKVLKLFRWAAVLITLGSIYLGYIEDVKYSIGAILSFIVILIISFNSTNLNKDIQHLSNKYGKNNSKNSESTVNKQITNILQEKINQEYEDISILKSRLSKEYKNIEFVLNRNKTDSIEGYHKAVELKNKLLKQKEEAANKKILLKQLLGNKTIQDLKQKMEAAGDIDLCQIKNYNKEELESNLKEKDEYINKFKNRQLIYQEKIKDIRLTKRLLVDIHEDIIGKKKKLHKLSNKLNSLKLAKNTIEEISKDIHKDFAPKLNKMVNEITSSITNDKYNEVKMSENMDVRVVDPSSSRLVSIEDLSGGTIDQFYFAVRLGIIDLLSENKNIPLLLDDSFIQYDNIRLHNILKVINNISNTKQILLFTCHYREKEYFDKLGLKYNYINV; from the coding sequence ATGATTATAAAAGAGCTTAATTTAATATCTTTTGGTAAGTTCAAAAACAAAAAAATAGAACTAACTGAGGGAATAAACATAATATATGGAAATAATGAATCTGGGAAGACAACTATACACAGCTTTATAGAAGCAATGTTTTATGGATTTTTTAATCCTAACACAAAAACAAAAAGATATACTCAAAAATATGATAGTTATTTACCGTGGAATTATAGTGATTATAGAGGAATATTAAAATATAAAGTTAATAATCAAACATATAGAATAGAGAGAAACTTCCTTAAAGGAAATGATGATGTAAAGATATTTGATGAAGATTTAGGAGAAGATATTAGCTCTCAATTTAATTATAACAAGGTTATAAGATTATACGAACCTTTTTCTTTACATTTAGGCATTAATAATACTATATATAAAAATACAATAAGTATTAATCAGTCACAAAGTAGGATTACAAATGATTTTGCAAAGCATGTAAAAGATAATTTGGTCAATATTGGACAATCCTTAGATGAAGATATTTCAGTTAATAGAGTTTTGCAAAAACTAGATGATGGTATAAAAGAAATAGGAACAAAAGGAAGAGTTAAATCCCCATATGGAAGTTTAGTACTTGAAATTGAGGACTTAAAAGCTGAAGAAAATTTAGCCGAGGAAAGAGAAGAAGCTATTAGAGATTATGAAAAACAGCTATTAGCATTAGGTGATGAAATTAAATTAACTGAGAATAAAAGGGATGAAATAATAAATATATTAGAATTATTAAAAGACAGTGAAATTACTAGACAGTATTTAGAAGCAAAAACACTAATAGAAAGTATAGATGATTTAGAAAAAAGTATCAAAAAATTAAATAAATATGAAGATATTAGCTTAGAGGATAGAGACTTATTAATAAGATTTGAGGATAATGTCAAATATATTAAAGAAAGTATAGAAGTTTCTAAAAATAAATATGATGAAACAAAGAATAAACTAAAGGAAGTAAGTTTTGATATTAACAAAGTCTTAAATGATAATCAAAGTAGTGATAATTCTAATGAAGAAGATTTTATGTCAGTTTTAGTAAGTAAAAATAAAAAACTAAAGGTATTGAAATTGTTTAGATGGGCAGCTGTATTAATAACACTTGGGTCAATATATTTAGGATATATTGAAGATGTTAAATACAGCATTGGAGCAATATTATCTTTTATTGTAATACTGATTATAAGTTTTAATAGCACTAACCTAAATAAAGACATACAACATTTATCAAATAAATATGGTAAAAATAATAGCAAAAATAGTGAAAGTACTGTTAATAAGCAAATAACTAACATATTACAAGAAAAAATAAATCAAGAATATGAAGATATATCTATACTTAAAAGTAGATTGAGCAAGGAGTATAAAAATATTGAATTTGTATTAAACAGAAACAAAACAGATAGTATAGAGGGTTATCATAAAGCTGTAGAATTAAAAAATAAACTTCTTAAACAAAAAGAAGAAGCAGCTAACAAAAAAATACTTTTAAAACAATTGTTAGGAAATAAAACAATACAAGACTTAAAGCAAAAAATGGAAGCTGCTGGGGATATAGATTTATGTCAAATTAAAAACTATAATAAAGAAGAGCTTGAAAGCAACCTAAAAGAAAAAGATGAGTATATTAATAAATTTAAGAATAGACAATTGATATATCAAGAGAAGATAAAAGATATACGATTAACTAAAAGGTTGTTAGTAGATATACATGAAGATATAATAGGAAAGAAGAAAAAATTACATAAATTATCAAATAAGCTAAATTCATTAAAGCTAGCGAAAAATACAATTGAGGAGATATCAAAAGATATACATAAGGACTTTGCACCAAAACTAAATAAAATGGTTAATGAAATTACAAGTAGCATAACGAATGATAAATACAATGAAGTGAAGATGTCCGAAAATATGGATGTTAGAGTTGTTGATCCATCAAGTAGTAGATTAGTAAGTATAGAGGATTTAAGCGGAGGTACTATAGATCAGTTTTATTTTGCAGTTAGATTAGGAATAATTGATTTATTAAGTGAGAATAAAAACATACCATTATTATTAGATGATAGCTTCATACAATATGATAATATAAGACTACATAACATATTAAAGGTGATTAATAATATAAGTAATACTAAACAGATATTATTATTTACATGCCATTATAGAGAAAAAGAATATTTTGATAAATTAGGGTTAAAGTACAACTATATTAATGTATAA